The sequence below is a genomic window from Pleurocapsa sp. PCC 7327.
CTGCGGGCTAAACAGGTGTGCCTCGCCATCTTTGCGCCATTGATATTCGCCGCCGACATCGAGGGTATGACCGTTAACCGCGCGATCTGGGAACGCATGGCGATGCCGCAAAATCGCTTCTTTGGCAATGACTTCGAGATCTGCCCCTTCGATGCGCGATGCAGTCCAGGTGAAGTATTTGTCAACGACCGAATGATTCAGTCCGATCGCCTCGAAAATCTGTGCGCCGCGATAGCTTTGAATGGTGGAAATACCAATCTTCGAGGCGACCTTGATAACCCCCTTGGTCGCCGCTTTGATGTAGTTCTTATAGGCTGTTTCGCGATCGATGCCGAGCAGCGATCCCTGGCGAATCATCGCCTCGATCGTCTCGAAGGCGAGATAGGGATTGATGGCACAACATCCATAGCCGATTAGAACGGCAAAATGATGCACCTCGCGCGGTTCGCCCGACTCAAGGACGAGTCCGACTCGCGTGCGCGTGCCCGCGCGGATTAGGTGGTGATGCAGTCCCGAAACGGCAAGCAATGCAGGGATAGGAGCTTTATCTCGGTTAACGCCGCGATCGCTGAGGATGATGATATTCGCGCCAGCGGCGATCGCGCGATCGGCTTGAGTACAAATCTCGTCCATCGTCGTTTCGAGTCCTTTCGCGCCTTCCTTGGGATCGAACAGAATCGAAACGACGACGGATTTAAAATTGCCCTCGGCTACGTGCTTGAGCTTCGCCAGTTCTTCGTTTTTGAGGATCGGCGTTTTTAGCTTGATGAGATGGCAACTTTCTGGTTCTGGTTCGAGCAAGTTGCGCTCGGAACCGATTGTCGTCTCTGCCGAGGTGACGATCTCTTCGCGGATGGAGTCGATCGGTGGGTTGGTTACCTGGGCAAACAACTGCTGGAAGTAATCGTAAAGGAGTTTGGGGCGATCCGAGAGAACCGACAGCGGCGTATCTGCGCCCATCGCGCCGACCGCCTCAACGCCATCGCGTGCCATCGGAGTCAGCAGCAGGCGCAGTTCCTCGAAGGTGTAACCGAAAGCCATTTGACGTTGTAGTAAAGGCAAGTTTTCAAACCCGTCTCTACTCTCCGGCGCGTCTTTCAGCTTGGCGAGTTCGACCATATATTTGTCGAGCCACTCGCGATAGGGATGCTCGGTGGCAATTTTATTTTTCAGCTCCTCGTCGGCGACGATGCGACCTTCTTCCATATTCACCAGGAACATCCGACCGGGTTGCAGGCGACCTTTCAAGGCTACTCGTTCGGGTTCGATCGGCAATACACCCGCCTCCGATGCCATAATGACGAGATCGTCTTTGGTGACGTAGTAGCGCGACGGACGCAGACCGTTGCGATCGAGTACCGCGCCGATCGCCGTACCGTCGGTAAACGCGACCGATGCGGGCCCATCCCAGGGTTCCATCAAGCACGAGTGATATTCATAGAACGCCTTTTTCTCGTCGCTCATCGACTCGTGCGCCGTCCACGGTTCGGGGATCGCCATCATCATCGCGTGGGGAAGCGATCGCCCTGAGAGTACCATCAGTTCGAGAGCATTGTCGAAAATGCCGGAGTCGCTACCGTCGGGATTGACGATTGGCTGAGCTTTCTTGAGATCGTCGCCGAACAACTTTGATTGAAGGAGCGACTGCCGTGCGTGCATCCAGTTAATGTTGCCCCGCAGGGTGTTGATTTCGCCGTTGTGCGCGATGTAGCGATAGGGGTGCGATCGCTCCCAGCTTGGGAAGGTATTCGTGCTGAAGCGCGAATGTACTAACGCCAACGCGCTCTCCAGATCCGGATCGCGCAGGTCGGGATAATACTGCCCCACCTGCACTGGCATCAGCATTCCTTTGTAAACGATCGTGCGGCGCGAGAGACTGGATGGATACCAGTATGGATCTATCTGCGGCACGCGGATTTCGGTGTGCGCTCGCTTGCGGATAATATAGAGTTTCCGCTCGAAAGCTAGATCCTCAGCGAGATCCGGAGCGCGTTTAATAAAGACTTGCTGCACGAACGGTTCGCTCGATTTTGCCGTGTTGCCCAGCGACGAGTTGTCCGTCGGCACGTCGCGCCACCCCAGAACCTGCTGACCTTCTTGGGCTACGATTTTTTCAAACAGCCGCCGACTCTCTTCGCGCGTGGTGCGATCGGGCGAAGCGTAAACCATCCCAACCCCATACTGCCCCGCTTCTGGTAGCGCGATGTTTGCCGCTGCTGCCACCTTCTTTAGAAACTTGTGCGGCACCTGGATCAAAATGCCCGCTCCATCGCCCGTGTTCGTCTCAGCACCGCACGCGCCGCGATGTTCGAGGTTTACAAGAATAGTTAGACCCTGCTCGACGATCTCGTGCGACTTCTTGCCCTTCATGTGTACGATGAAGCCGACGCCGCAAGCGTCGTGTTCGAATCGTGGATCGTATAAGCCCTGTTTTAGTGGCAGTTTGTTGCTGTTCATTATTGACGATCTCAATGCGGCAAGGGGATTATCATCTAGAGGGTGCGAAGCGCTTAACTCTAGCTAATCTCGATTCTCTAACAAGGAGAGCTTGTGGGTTTGAGTTCTTAAGGAAATTATCAGATCTCGCGCCTCAAATCTTGGCTCTTTTCAGTCTCTCGAACCGTTTCTGGCGATTATGGCTTTTCGATCGCAAAAGTAATGTTTCTTTACATCTCCCTCTACAGCCCATCTATCTTTTGAGGGTTTTCGGCACTCGTACTGCTAGCAGGATTGCTCTTGCTGCCATGAAAGCGGACATTGCCAACCACAATAGAGAACTGCTGTGGAATCGCCATGCTGCGATCGCGATCGGAGCAAAACCAACTAAAGTAGCAGCCAGTGCCGTGTTTCGTAGCGTAGCTCCCTCAGCCAATCCCAGAAAATAACCGTCTAGCACAAACGCGATCGCGCCAAATCCTAGCACGGGTAAGAGCCAGAAAACATCGCGATTGAGACTGTCGAGAACTTCGGCGTGGTTAGTCAGCAATCCAAATAACGAGTCGGGAAAGAAGGCGAATGATAGCGCTAAAGTCAGTCCCACCAGCAAGCTAGTCTCGCCAGCCATGCGCAATAGAGGAAGAAGGCGATCGCTATCTCGTTGACCTGTTAAAATTCCTGTTAGGCTTTCGGTTGCATAGGCAAGCCCATCGATCGCGTAGACTACCAACGTGATGACCTGCAAGAGCAACGCATTTTCGGCTAGTACTATCGTTCCCATTGCCGAACTGAGATTGGTAAAAAGCGAGAAGGTAGAAAGAAAAGCTAGAGTCCGAATAAAGATATCGCCATTGAGCTTGAAAGATTCTTTCACAGCAGAGGCAGCCAGAATTTTTCCCGCGAGCGAGCGAATTTCCTGCCAGCGAACTTCTCGACCAACTAAAATCATCCCCGCCAGACACATCAAATACTGGCTTATTGCCGTAGCTAAACCCGCTCCCACGCTTTCCCACCCGCAGCGGACAATTAAAATGTAGTCGAGCAAAATATTGGCTCCATTGCCAACGATAGATAGCCACAAAACCTTGCCACTTTGCTCGCGTCCCAAAAACCAACCAACTAGGACGA
It includes:
- the gltB gene encoding glutamate synthase large subunit; the encoded protein is MNSNKLPLKQGLYDPRFEHDACGVGFIVHMKGKKSHEIVEQGLTILVNLEHRGACGAETNTGDGAGILIQVPHKFLKKVAAAANIALPEAGQYGVGMVYASPDRTTREESRRLFEKIVAQEGQQVLGWRDVPTDNSSLGNTAKSSEPFVQQVFIKRAPDLAEDLAFERKLYIIRKRAHTEIRVPQIDPYWYPSSLSRRTIVYKGMLMPVQVGQYYPDLRDPDLESALALVHSRFSTNTFPSWERSHPYRYIAHNGEINTLRGNINWMHARQSLLQSKLFGDDLKKAQPIVNPDGSDSGIFDNALELMVLSGRSLPHAMMMAIPEPWTAHESMSDEKKAFYEYHSCLMEPWDGPASVAFTDGTAIGAVLDRNGLRPSRYYVTKDDLVIMASEAGVLPIEPERVALKGRLQPGRMFLVNMEEGRIVADEELKNKIATEHPYREWLDKYMVELAKLKDAPESRDGFENLPLLQRQMAFGYTFEELRLLLTPMARDGVEAVGAMGADTPLSVLSDRPKLLYDYFQQLFAQVTNPPIDSIREEIVTSAETTIGSERNLLEPEPESCHLIKLKTPILKNEELAKLKHVAEGNFKSVVVSILFDPKEGAKGLETTMDEICTQADRAIAAGANIIILSDRGVNRDKAPIPALLAVSGLHHHLIRAGTRTRVGLVLESGEPREVHHFAVLIGYGCCAINPYLAFETIEAMIRQGSLLGIDRETAYKNYIKAATKGVIKVASKIGISTIQSYRGAQIFEAIGLNHSVVDKYFTWTASRIEGADLEVIAKEAILRHRHAFPDRAVNGHTLDVGGEYQWRKDGEAHLFSPQTIHALQRAVREGNYELYKQYAALVNEQNQKYFTLRGLLEFKSREPVAIEEVEPIEAIMKRFKTGAMSYGSISKEAHESLAIAMNRIGGKSNTGEGGEDPERYTWTNERGDSKNSAIKQVASGRFGVTSLYLSQAKEIQIKMAQGAKPGEGGQLPGRKVYPWIAKVRHSTPGVGLISPPPHHDIYSIEDLAELIHDLKNANREARISVKLVSEVGVGTIAAGVAKAHADVVLISGFDGGTGASPQTSIKHAGLPWELGVAETHQTLVLNNLRSRIVVETDGQMKTGRDVAIAALLGAEEFGFSTAPLVTLGCIMMRVCHLNTCPVGIATQDPRLREKFTGDPEYTVNFMKFIAQEVREIMAQLGFRTMNEMIGRTDVLEPKKAVDHWKAKGLDFSKILYQPEVGSEVGRYCQIPQDPGLEKSLDMTVLLDLCKSAIERGEPVKAKLPIKNVNRVVGTILGNEITKRHWDGLPEDTVHLHFRGSAGQSFGAFVPKGVTLELEGDANDYLGKGLSGGKIIVYPPADSTFVPQENIIIGNVTFYGATSGEAYICGVAGERFCVRNSGVSAVVEGVGDHGCEYMTGGKVVVLGATGRNFAAGMSGGVAYILDEQGDFATRCNQQMVDLETLDAEDIDTVYQMIQKHADYTKSQKALKVLAHWEEMVPKFVKVMPRDYKRVLQAIKNALASGLSGDDALAAAFEENARDVARIGGS
- the gntT gene encoding guanitoxin biosynthesis MATE family efflux transporter GntT → MHPSHQNQAQWIDRSLLLFALERDGILSRFFRLAFINILSNLMVPLAGFLSVAFLGHLSEIRHLAGVMLSTILFNYLYRTLGFLRMSTTGVTAQAVGQKDREAVLTIGLRSGLIALVLGIIILILHAPARILGFALLSAAPEVKASGQAYYDARIWGAPATLLNFVLVGWFLGREQSGKVLWLSIVGNGANILLDYILIVRCGWESVGAGLATAISQYLMCLAGMILVGREVRWQEIRSLAGKILAASAVKESFKLNGDIFIRTLAFLSTFSLFTNLSSAMGTIVLAENALLLQVITLVVYAIDGLAYATESLTGILTGQRDSDRLLPLLRMAGETSLLVGLTLALSFAFFPDSLFGLLTNHAEVLDSLNRDVFWLLPVLGFGAIAFVLDGYFLGLAEGATLRNTALAATLVGFAPIAIAAWRFHSSSLLWLAMSAFMAARAILLAVRVPKTLKR